The Kribbella shirazensis genomic interval GACCACGACGTCCGTCCGGAAGCGATCGCAGACCTCCCGCACGATCTCCCACGTCGCATCCAGATGGTCCTGCCAGGCCAACGAGATCCCGCTGAGCACCCGGCCGTGACTGCGCGGAGCGACGACGATCTGACCAGCAGCCTCGGCCGGACCGAGCGCACCGTCGAGCGGCCTGATCAGCAACTCACCGGCCGGCTCACCGAACAGGACCGCCTCAGGCGTGAAGCCGAAGGGATGGAACAGCACCGTCACACCGCGGACCGGACCGTCAGGCACGGCCATCAGGTACTCGCGCTCCATCCCGGACCGATCGCGTCGAGCGATGCGATGAACGCCGGCACCTTCCATGTCTTCCCTCCAGGGCGTCGGGGCGGTCGTGACTGTCGGGAATCGCCAGTGGGATCGCCGGTAAGCGTAATCCAGGCGGTTCCCGCGAATTTCCGCCGTTCCGCGTCATGGATCCGGAGGTGGAGCGTCTCAGGGCGTACACGTTGCCCGCCGGCCAGGTGGGTGACCACGATCGGTAGTCAAAACGGGGACCCGCCATGTTGATCGACAAGCTGCGCAAACCACCGCCCATCAGGACCGCTCCGGAGCCGGAACCAGAGCCGGCGCGAGGGCGGCACCGCCTGAACCGGCCGGGCCACGACGCAGTCTTCCGACCCCTGCTGCAGGCACTGGCCGGCGGATCGGACCCGATACCGCACGCGGCCGCGGCAGGACGCAGGCTGGCCGAGCGCGAGGTCCCGCTGACAGCGGCTCTCGACGTACTGCGAACGACGTACCGGACCGTTGGCGAAGACCCGTCGTTCGAGGCGATCAGGACGTTGTGCCAGAGCTGGACCGAGTGCACGCTCACGTACCTGCACTCGTCGTCGTGCGAGGACCCCGGCACCGGCCTCGCCACCACGCCGCACCTGCGGACCCGGCTGGCCGAGCTCTACCGGATCGCCGAGCGTCAGGGTTGGTACCTCCCCGACACCCACACCCTGGTGATCACCGAACCGGTGGCCGCGCACCCGTGCGACTCGCAGCTCGCCAACCTCGGTGGCGCGATCCGGACCGTGTTCCGCGACCCGGAGGTGATCGCCCGCCTGGGCGCCGGCCGGGTCGCCACCATCGTCCGTGCGGACGACCACTTCACCGAGCACCTCGGCACACTGCGCTCGATGATCGGCTACTGGCCGGAGAACGGCGAGCCGGGTACGGCGGGAACGCCGCGCACGAAGATCTGGTCCGAACGCCTCCCGACCCTGTCGGACTGGTCGGACAGCTTCGTGAACGACCTCGCCGTGACCTGACGCCGTGACCTGATGCGGGCCCGGCTCAGCCGACGACCCGGGCGTAGAACGCGCGGGCGTCCGGGGTGCGGCCGGTGCCGAGCACTCTCAGGGCCTCTGCCAGATCCGGATAGTCGTGCTCGAGCAGGCGCGCGGCGCCGTCGAGCTCGGCCGCCGACGCCACCGCCCTGAGCAACTCCTGGATCGTCGTCACGGGATCCCCGGTCGATCGGCTCCCTCCGGTGTCGCCGCCGACGACGGACTGGAGTTGCCCAACCTGATCGCGCTCCGCGGTGACCATCGACAGCGTGGAACGTTCGGCGGCGCGGACGTCGGCGAACCGCCGCTGCTGCTCGTCCGGCGGCAGCGTTTCCCAGGCCGGGTCCCCGACCATCGCCTCCAGGTGCAGCAGCCTGGCGAGCACCGCCGGGCTGCTGATCTTCGACCGATGCCCGGACATCAACTGCGACAACATCGGCGCCGAGAGACCCAGTACCCCGGCAAGCTGGGCCTGCGACAGGCCGAGTCTCGCCAGCAGCCGTCCGAACCGGTCGCCGAGCGGCTCGCCGTACCACTCGATCTGCCGTTCGACGTTGCGGGTGTGCGCGTCCGCCACAAGTCCTCCGAGGCTTTGCGGTTGCAAATATCAAATGCAAACGCTAGGGTCGTCATCGTTCCGATCTGCAAACACTGGAGTAGCCAATGATACGCCGCGCCGCTGCACTGTTGGCCCTGGCCGCCCTCGCCTTCGTGTTTCCAATTGCAAACGCCGCCGCGAACCCGTACTCGCCGGTGATGGTCGTGCTGGACTCGTCCGGGTCGATGAAGGCCCGTGACGCCGGCGGCACCGGCACCCGGATGGACGCCGCCAAGCGCGCCGTCGCCACGATGGTCGACGGGCTCCCCGCCGAGGCCCAGGTCGGGCTCACGATCTACGGCGCGGGCACCGGTTCGGCCGGGTCCGAGAAGGCGGCCGGCTGCCGGGACGTCCAGGTGGTCCAGCCGGTCGGCGCCGTGAACAAGCCGGCACTGAAGGCCGCAGTCGCCCGTGCGCAGGCTCGTGGCTACACGCCGATCGGCCAGTCCCTGCGGATCGCCGCGGCGCAACTGCCGAAGGAGGGCCAGCGCTCGATCGTGCTGGTCTCCGACGGCGAGGACACCTGCGCCCCGCCGCAGCCGTGCGAGGTCGCCAAGGAGCTGCACCGGCAGGGCGTCGACCTGCACGTCCACACCATCGGCTTCAAGGTCGGCGCCGCCGCCCGCGCACAGCTCGCCTGCATCGCCCAGACCACCGGCGGCACCTACCACGACGCCGAGGACGCCGGCACGCTGACCGGCGTACTCGGCCGGGTCACCGAACGGGCCCTGCGGCACTACGAGCCCGTCGGCAAGCCGGTGACGGGGACCAACGACCCGACCACGGCGCCGACGGTCGCCCCCGGCCAGTACATCGACACCCTGAACTCGCAGGAGGAGCGCTTCTACGCGGTCGACCTGAAGGAAGGCGAGACGCTGTACTTCGCCGCGACCGTGGTCTTCCCGCGCGGCAACGTCCGCGAGGTCGAGGCGCTGGACATCCGCATCACCGGGCCGGGTGCGGCCGACTGCAACAAGCGCGAGCGGGAGCTGCACACCCGCGCCAAGACCGACGGCGGCAGCCTGAGCACGGTACTGCGGTGGGACGAGCTGGCGAACGGCCAGGGTAACCGCACCTGCGACGAGCCCGGCCGCTACGTCCTTCGGATCACCCGCGACAACAAGGGCACGGACCGCGTGCCGGTCGAGCTGCTGGTACGGGTCGAGCCGCCGGTCATCGGCGGGCAGGGCGAGCCGGCTGCCGCCGCGAAGGTCGAGTTCGCCAACGAGCCGGCGGGTGCCGGGCAGCCGGTGCGTGGCGGCGGCTCCTTCAACGAGGCGACCACCCTGCCGGGGCCGGGCCGGTACGGCGAAACCGTGTACTACGGCGAGCAGCTGTTCTACCGGGTGAAGCTGGACTGGGGCCAGGGTCTGGCCTACCGGGTCACCTACGCCGGGGTGCCGGACGGGGAGATCGTCAACGTGGCGACGGCCCTGTACAACCCGGTCCGCGACGAGATCGGCAGCTCCACCACCGCCTACACCGGGGAAACGAAGACGCTGCCGACCAACGGCAAGCCGATCGCCACCACCCGGGTGATGTACCTGAACCGCGAGGGCAACTCCACCGACGTGCGGAAGATGGCCGTCGACGGCTGGTACTACATCATGGTCAAGCTCGGCGCGGACGCAAGTGCGGGTGGCGTACCGGTCAAGATCGACGTGGCGGTCGCGGGGACGAAGGTCAGCGGACCCGAGTACGGCGCCTCCGGCACGACGACCAGCCCGACCCCCACGGCCGAGCCGACGGAGAGCGAGACGCCCGCCGGTTCCCCCACCTCGTCGCCGGACAACGGCTCCGGGACCGCCACCGGACCGATCGACGGCCGGGCGTCCGAGGACTCCAGCTCGGTCCTGCCCTGGGTGATCGGTGGCGCCGCCGTACTGCTCGCGGTGGCCGGTGTCGCGATCGCGCTCATCCTGCGCGGCCGCCGACCGCAGGGCCCGGGCGCGCCGGGTGCGGGTTGGTCTAACTGACCTTCGTCCACACGTACGACGCCCCTTGCTGACGGCACTCCACCCGGGTGCCGTCAGCTGCCGTCTCGACCGCCCCGGCCAGCTGCCATCCACACGGCTGCCCGACGCGGATCGCCGGATCGGCCGAACGGGTCACGGGCGTCGCACTGTTCGATGCACTGGTGGTCGGGCCTGTCGTGGTCGGTCCGACCGTGCCGTT includes:
- a CDS encoding helix-turn-helix domain-containing protein — encoded protein: MADAHTRNVERQIEWYGEPLGDRFGRLLARLGLSQAQLAGVLGLSAPMLSQLMSGHRSKISSPAVLARLLHLEAMVGDPAWETLPPDEQQRRFADVRAAERSTLSMVTAERDQVGQLQSVVGGDTGGSRSTGDPVTTIQELLRAVASAAELDGAARLLEHDYPDLAEALRVLGTGRTPDARAFYARVVG
- a CDS encoding vWA domain-containing protein, which codes for MFPIANAAANPYSPVMVVLDSSGSMKARDAGGTGTRMDAAKRAVATMVDGLPAEAQVGLTIYGAGTGSAGSEKAAGCRDVQVVQPVGAVNKPALKAAVARAQARGYTPIGQSLRIAAAQLPKEGQRSIVLVSDGEDTCAPPQPCEVAKELHRQGVDLHVHTIGFKVGAAARAQLACIAQTTGGTYHDAEDAGTLTGVLGRVTERALRHYEPVGKPVTGTNDPTTAPTVAPGQYIDTLNSQEERFYAVDLKEGETLYFAATVVFPRGNVREVEALDIRITGPGAADCNKRERELHTRAKTDGGSLSTVLRWDELANGQGNRTCDEPGRYVLRITRDNKGTDRVPVELLVRVEPPVIGGQGEPAAAAKVEFANEPAGAGQPVRGGGSFNEATTLPGPGRYGETVYYGEQLFYRVKLDWGQGLAYRVTYAGVPDGEIVNVATALYNPVRDEIGSSTTAYTGETKTLPTNGKPIATTRVMYLNREGNSTDVRKMAVDGWYYIMVKLGADASAGGVPVKIDVAVAGTKVSGPEYGASGTTTSPTPTAEPTESETPAGSPTSSPDNGSGTATGPIDGRASEDSSSVLPWVIGGAAVLLAVAGVAIALILRGRRPQGPGAPGAGWSN